Proteins encoded within one genomic window of Flavobacterium gilvum:
- a CDS encoding M24 family metallopeptidase, producing the protein MNHTRKKLVDELMQEQELGALIFWRPEELVMMLGYYPLWGLSFLVYTNDEKPVLFVPQAEPDDVLPPGIEIKKFPWGELSPINPWNVLFEEIQKVLDSKNITGKKISFIQERGGTTPCRMSGETPLLPENLINSLLKINNGNFKECDGPLLSLFEFKTEDDLKGIKIAHKVVGKAVAVFEKNAVPGMTEARLAALIEFEIATAMEDSAIFSSKGWPQVQSGTNLVYGGRFNRSTAKTISNGDHVMLELAACVNGYWVDITRTIAVGETNDTQKEIFKTVQEAQQLAIKTIRPGISMAAIDTIARTYIENAGYGKFFNHALGHHVGFRYHDAGQGFSPFSAGILKEGMVLTVEPGIYGEELKSGVRIEDNLLVTKDGYELLSDY; encoded by the coding sequence ATGAATCATACTAGAAAAAAATTAGTTGATGAACTAATGCAAGAACAAGAACTCGGCGCTTTAATTTTTTGGAGACCCGAAGAGTTAGTCATGATGCTTGGTTACTATCCGTTGTGGGGATTGTCTTTTTTGGTTTATACAAATGATGAAAAGCCCGTTTTATTTGTGCCTCAGGCAGAACCCGATGATGTTTTACCGCCAGGAATTGAAATAAAAAAATTTCCGTGGGGAGAATTATCCCCAATAAATCCTTGGAATGTTCTATTTGAAGAAATTCAAAAAGTACTGGATTCGAAAAACATTACAGGAAAAAAAATATCTTTTATACAAGAAAGAGGCGGTACAACTCCTTGCAGAATGTCTGGGGAGACTCCCCTACTTCCAGAGAATTTAATCAACAGTTTACTGAAAATAAACAACGGGAATTTTAAAGAATGTGATGGACCATTATTAAGTCTGTTTGAGTTCAAGACCGAGGATGATTTAAAAGGAATCAAGATTGCACATAAGGTTGTAGGTAAAGCTGTGGCCGTTTTTGAAAAAAATGCAGTTCCAGGAATGACAGAAGCTCGACTTGCTGCATTAATTGAATTTGAAATTGCAACAGCGATGGAAGACAGTGCCATTTTTTCGTCCAAAGGATGGCCTCAAGTCCAATCGGGGACAAATCTTGTTTATGGTGGCCGATTCAATCGCAGTACAGCAAAAACTATCAGCAATGGTGATCATGTAATGCTCGAATTAGCTGCGTGTGTGAATGGATATTGGGTTGATATCACAAGAACTATCGCAGTTGGTGAAACTAACGACACCCAAAAAGAAATTTTTAAAACCGTACAGGAAGCACAACAATTGGCAATAAAAACGATACGACCAGGAATATCCATGGCAGCTATCGATACCATTGCGAGAACTTACATAGAAAATGCAGGTTATGGAAAGTTTTTCAATCACGCTTTAGGGCATCATGTTGGTTTTAGATATCATGATGCGGGACAAGGATTCTCGCCTTTTAGCGCTGGAATTTTAAAGGAAGGTATGGTTTTGACCGTTGAACCGGGGATTTACGGTGAAGAATTAAAATCTGGCGTTCGAATTGAAGATAATCTTTTGGTAACCAAAGATGGTTATGAATTGTTGTCAGACTATTGA
- a CDS encoding response regulator, translating into MENRLNCVLLVDDDFPTSFINKKIIQKADIAESIQVVLNGKEAIDYLCSQGKFESKGDKYPQPQLILLDINMPVMDGWEFMKTFKSLDIKNKEEIVIVMLSSSGNPDDKIKCALINEISDFKQKPLSREILLDIIANYF; encoded by the coding sequence ATGGAAAATAGATTAAACTGTGTATTATTGGTCGATGACGACTTCCCAACTAGCTTTATTAATAAAAAAATAATACAAAAGGCTGATATTGCAGAATCTATTCAAGTGGTTTTAAACGGAAAAGAAGCCATTGATTATCTATGTAGTCAAGGAAAATTCGAATCGAAAGGGGACAAGTATCCACAACCTCAATTAATTTTATTGGATATTAACATGCCTGTTATGGATGGTTGGGAATTCATGAAAACTTTTAAAAGTTTAGATATAAAAAATAAAGAGGAGATTGTTATTGTAATGTTAAGCAGCTCGGGTAATCCGGATGATAAAATTAAATGCGCATTGATAAATGAAATTTCAGATTTCAAGCAAAAGCCTCTGAGTAGAGAGATTCTATTAGATATAATAGCAAATTATTTTTAG
- a CDS encoding sugar porter family MFS transporter yields the protein MKLSGSIYLVLICFTAGLGGFLFGFDTAVISGAINLLRTQFELSPAMEGWLMSSALFGCIGGAAISGWLSDKYGRKKILMLSALLFIISAFWCAIADTATVLVIARILGGIGVGFAAMVAPMFISEISPAELRGRLVSVYQLSITLGILVSYLSNAWILQISTSNSISGPLHFYFVEEVWRAMLGSNMLPSLLFLMLLLLIPESPRWLIKKGNIDEAYKILKRIDGDKKASFELNEIKETVTEEEGGIKLLFAKKMRLALIIGLALPFISQLSGITTVMYYAPAIFEKAGFQSGSAMGGAVLIGFFNMIFTVIAIWRIDVWGRKPLLIWGFIGLSIALIFIGWLFYTNNTSELLMGGFVFYIAVFAATLGPGVWVVISEIYPTNIRGRAMSLATLSLFFGSTVVTQTYPIFRESLGIGPTFFLYGIAMLPAAYFVKRFIPETKGKTLEEIEHYWKDESIEDAKEESKPKAIIS from the coding sequence ATGAAATTAAGTGGTTCAATATATCTGGTGCTAATATGTTTTACGGCTGGATTGGGAGGATTTTTATTTGGTTTTGACACTGCGGTTATCTCAGGAGCAATCAATTTACTGAGAACTCAATTTGAGTTAAGTCCAGCTATGGAAGGTTGGTTAATGAGTTCTGCACTTTTTGGTTGTATTGGAGGGGCAGCTATTTCCGGCTGGCTTTCAGATAAATATGGCCGTAAAAAAATCTTAATGTTATCCGCATTATTATTTATAATATCAGCATTCTGGTGCGCTATTGCAGATACAGCAACAGTTCTGGTAATTGCACGTATTCTGGGTGGAATTGGAGTAGGATTTGCAGCAATGGTGGCGCCAATGTTTATTTCAGAAATATCTCCTGCCGAACTTAGGGGCAGACTGGTTTCGGTGTATCAATTGTCTATTACGCTAGGTATTTTAGTTTCATATTTGTCTAATGCTTGGATACTACAAATTTCGACTTCAAATTCGATTTCAGGGCCATTGCATTTTTATTTTGTAGAGGAAGTATGGAGAGCCATGCTTGGATCTAATATGCTACCATCACTACTTTTTTTAATGTTATTATTATTAATTCCCGAAAGTCCAAGGTGGCTGATAAAAAAAGGAAATATTGATGAGGCTTACAAAATATTAAAAAGAATTGATGGTGATAAAAAAGCAAGTTTTGAATTGAACGAAATTAAGGAAACCGTAACCGAGGAAGAAGGTGGCATTAAACTTTTGTTTGCAAAAAAAATGAGACTTGCTCTTATCATTGGGCTGGCATTACCTTTCATAAGTCAGCTTTCGGGGATTACGACGGTTATGTATTATGCACCGGCAATTTTCGAAAAAGCTGGTTTTCAGTCTGGTTCTGCTATGGGAGGCGCCGTACTCATCGGATTTTTTAATATGATATTTACAGTAATTGCTATTTGGCGAATTGATGTTTGGGGTAGAAAACCTTTACTAATCTGGGGTTTTATTGGATTAAGTATTGCATTAATTTTTATAGGTTGGTTGTTTTATACTAATAATACAAGTGAACTACTCATGGGAGGGTTTGTATTTTACATAGCTGTTTTTGCAGCAACTCTAGGACCAGGAGTTTGGGTGGTAATTTCAGAAATATACCCAACAAATATAAGAGGACGTGCAATGTCTCTGGCAACACTTTCTTTGTTTTTTGGTTCAACCGTTGTTACACAAACCTATCCTATATTTAGGGAATCATTAGGTATCGGACCAACTTTCTTCCTTTATGGTATTGCGATGCTTCCGGCAGCCTATTTCGTTAAAAGATTCATTCCAGAAACTAAAGGGAAAACTTTGGAAGAAATAGAACATTATTGGAAAGACGAAAGTATTGAAGATGCAAAAGAAGAAAGTAAGCCAAAAGCCATAATTTCTTAA
- a CDS encoding glycoside hydrolase family 38 C-terminal domain-containing protein, which yields MVNFYKINKKTLIHLVFILVSTSMFATILPTETVECIVQPVYRFRKDKTPGREIIIKLKEGKLEGKIAVDITAGKTKETTEFLDKKEGYSELSILLPNTIGVNSNETVTIAIHQGKNTIKKTVDVPAMRYWNVYLYNHAHVDIGYTNTHKNVELLHKNNILEGIKLAEKTKTYPKGSQFVWNPEVTWPLERLWETQPEERTNVLNAIKSGFISIDASYLNIDTSVCSDEELFHIFNFSRKIQRLSGKPIDVFQQVDIPGISWGMVPVLNQQGIKYIMSWPNTDRAGFVHEGLDRKPVWWYGPDGKSKVLFFQPGQYANSGSMDKGGATGRPWFGQRDPQKVPLYIQTGDANVDFTKKLTDMETEKYPYDFLVLSWSLWDNNPLDADIPDAVKKWNETHAYPQIIISGGHQIMEMIDKKYGDKLPAVKGDFTEFWTDGQGTEAKYAAMNRKSKEILTQSETLWSMLHPAKSAPRNEFEEAWRKIILGSEHTWCFEDPKDTYFQDAIFKVKKGYFIDAHERSTDLMDEALAPATLQANGKIPSGIAVFNTHSWNHSGIVTLSKAESDLGNKVLDDKGNEVPSQRLSTGELLFMASDVPALGSKHYRIEKGNSSFTKGCVISGTTLENNKIKVVVDGKTGNITQLIDLSSGQNLADAKVNGGLNAFRWLPANVDAPKSDTDISIKITENGPLVAELTVTSKGEGCRSISRSVRLINDVKWVEINNVVDKLPLMEKDGIHFGFGFDVPQSKTRVDIPWGIMEVEKDQWKQANRNWIAMQRWLDVSNNKKGITWCSLDTPLFEYGGMTANIALSWGAKGPWLKKLEPSSTIYSWVMNNHWHTNFPLTQDGPVSFRYRLMPHGEFNPLEANRFGLEQSQPLVHVLTEKDPKTKPLLIIDNEKVIVTILKQGEKEGEMIVRLRSLSDKTETANISFPSISPKSVNVCEIEENAGASVSNSVSILPYGMMTIKVQF from the coding sequence ATGGTAAATTTTTATAAAATAAATAAAAAAACACTAATTCATTTGGTATTTATTCTTGTTTCTACAAGTATGTTTGCGACAATTTTGCCAACCGAAACAGTAGAATGTATAGTACAACCCGTTTATCGATTCCGAAAAGACAAAACGCCTGGCCGTGAAATCATAATAAAGCTAAAAGAGGGTAAATTAGAAGGAAAAATAGCTGTTGATATTACAGCAGGAAAAACTAAGGAAACAACCGAGTTTTTGGATAAAAAAGAGGGTTATTCAGAATTGAGTATATTACTTCCCAATACTATCGGAGTCAATTCGAATGAGACGGTAACAATTGCCATTCATCAAGGAAAAAACACTATCAAAAAAACAGTTGATGTTCCTGCCATGCGCTATTGGAATGTATACCTCTATAATCATGCACACGTAGATATTGGTTATACTAATACCCATAAAAATGTTGAATTATTGCACAAAAACAATATTTTGGAGGGAATCAAATTGGCAGAAAAAACAAAAACCTATCCTAAAGGCTCTCAATTTGTATGGAATCCGGAAGTAACCTGGCCATTGGAGCGTTTATGGGAAACGCAACCTGAAGAACGAACAAATGTTTTGAATGCCATCAAAAGTGGTTTTATTAGTATAGATGCCAGTTATTTGAATATTGATACAAGTGTATGTTCCGATGAAGAGTTGTTTCATATCTTTAATTTTAGCAGAAAAATTCAACGTCTTTCCGGAAAACCGATAGATGTTTTTCAGCAAGTAGATATTCCTGGTATTTCGTGGGGAATGGTTCCTGTTTTGAATCAACAGGGAATAAAATACATAATGTCATGGCCAAATACCGATAGAGCCGGATTTGTACATGAAGGTTTGGACAGAAAACCCGTTTGGTGGTATGGTCCTGACGGAAAATCAAAAGTTTTGTTTTTTCAACCTGGGCAGTATGCCAATAGTGGAAGTATGGACAAAGGAGGAGCCACAGGCAGACCTTGGTTCGGACAACGTGATCCTCAAAAAGTACCTCTGTATATTCAAACTGGAGATGCAAATGTGGATTTTACGAAAAAATTGACCGATATGGAAACTGAGAAATATCCATACGATTTCTTGGTGCTTTCATGGTCACTTTGGGACAATAATCCCTTGGATGCAGATATTCCGGATGCCGTAAAAAAATGGAATGAAACCCATGCATACCCACAAATTATTATTTCTGGAGGACATCAGATTATGGAAATGATCGACAAAAAATATGGCGATAAATTGCCTGCAGTAAAAGGTGACTTTACCGAATTTTGGACTGATGGTCAAGGAACTGAGGCTAAATATGCGGCTATGAACAGGAAATCAAAGGAAATTCTTACTCAATCGGAAACACTTTGGTCGATGCTTCATCCTGCAAAATCAGCACCAAGAAATGAATTTGAAGAAGCTTGGAGAAAAATCATTTTAGGATCAGAACACACTTGGTGTTTTGAAGACCCAAAGGATACCTATTTTCAAGATGCAATTTTTAAAGTAAAGAAAGGCTATTTCATTGATGCTCATGAACGTTCAACTGATTTGATGGATGAGGCATTGGCACCGGCGACACTGCAGGCAAATGGAAAAATTCCATCGGGGATTGCGGTTTTCAATACCCATTCGTGGAATCATAGCGGAATAGTAACGCTTTCTAAAGCTGAAAGTGATTTGGGTAACAAAGTTTTAGATGATAAAGGAAACGAAGTACCTTCTCAACGTTTGTCAACCGGAGAATTATTATTTATGGCTTCGGATGTACCAGCCTTAGGATCGAAACACTACCGGATAGAAAAGGGCAATTCATCTTTCACAAAAGGATGTGTTATCAGTGGAACTACTTTAGAAAACAATAAAATAAAAGTTGTTGTTGACGGAAAAACAGGAAATATTACCCAACTAATAGACCTATCTAGTGGACAAAATTTAGCCGATGCAAAAGTAAACGGAGGTTTGAATGCTTTTCGTTGGTTGCCTGCTAATGTTGATGCACCAAAATCAGATACAGATATTTCGATAAAAATCACCGAAAATGGACCGCTAGTTGCTGAACTGACTGTTACTTCAAAAGGAGAGGGTTGTCGATCTATTTCTCGTTCCGTTAGATTAATAAATGATGTAAAATGGGTCGAAATAAATAATGTTGTCGATAAATTACCATTGATGGAAAAAGACGGAATCCATTTTGGATTCGGATTTGACGTGCCACAATCTAAAACTCGTGTAGATATTCCTTGGGGAATCATGGAAGTAGAAAAAGACCAATGGAAGCAAGCAAACCGAAACTGGATTGCCATGCAAAGATGGTTGGACGTGTCGAACAATAAAAAAGGAATTACGTGGTGTTCTCTTGATACTCCTTTATTTGAGTACGGTGGTATGACAGCAAATATTGCTTTGAGTTGGGGAGCAAAAGGACCATGGTTGAAAAAACTAGAACCGAGTTCTACTATTTATTCATGGGTGATGAACAATCACTGGCATACCAATTTCCCATTAACGCAGGATGGTCCCGTTTCGTTTCGTTACCGATTAATGCCACATGGTGAATTCAATCCTTTGGAGGCAAATCGATTTGGGCTTGAACAATCACAACCACTGGTACACGTTTTGACTGAAAAAGATCCAAAAACAAAACCATTATTGATAATAGATAATGAAAAAGTTATTGTAACAATTTTGAAACAAGGAGAAAAAGAAGGAGAAATGATTGTGCGATTACGCTCGTTATCTGACAAAACCGAAACAGCAAACATTAGTTTTCCTTCTATATCGCCAAAATCGGTAAACGTTTGTGAAATTGAGGAAAATGCAGGAGCTTCTGTTAGTAATTCGGTTTCAATTCTACCTTACGGAATGATGACGATTAAAGTACAATTTTAA
- a CDS encoding glycoside hydrolase family 38 N-terminal domain-containing protein, with amino-acid sequence MVNFYKINKKTLIHLVFILASTSMFATILPTEAVECLVQPVYRFRKDKTPGREIIIKLKEGKLEGKIAVDITAGKTKETTEFLDKKEGYSELSILLPNTIGVKSDATVTIVIRQGKNIIKKTVNVPTMRHWNVYLYNHAHVDIGYTNTHKNVELLHKNNILEGIKLAEKTKTYPKGSQFVWNPEVTWPLERLWETQPEERTNVLNAIKSGFISVDASYSNTDTSVCSDEELFHLFNFSRKIQRLSGKPIDVFQQMDVPGISWGIIPVLNQQGIKYIMAWPNTDRAGFSHEGLDKKPLWWVGPDGKSKVLFLQPGQYANSGSMDKGGATGRPWFGQRDPQKVPLYIQTGDANVDFTKKLVDMEAEKYPYDFLVLSWSLWDNNPLDADIPDAVKKWNETHAYPQIIISGGHQIMEMIDKKYGDKLPVVKGDYTEFWTDGLGTAAKLAAMNRKSKEILTQSETLWSMLHPAKSAPRNEFEEAWRKIILGSEHTWCFEDPNDSYFQDAIFKVKKGYFIDAHERSIDLMDEALAPATEQANKTVPSGIAVFNTHSWNQSGTVTLSKEESGLGDKVVDDKGNPIPSQRLSTGELLFIASDVQALGSKHYRIEKGNSFSTKGCTINGTTLENSKVKVVVDEKTGNITQLIDLSTGQNFADTKVNGGLNAFRWLPGNVDAPKADTDISIKITENGPLVVELTISSKGEGCRSISRSVRLINNAKWVEINNVVDKLPLMEKDGIHFGFGFDVPQSKTRVDIPWGIMEVEKDQWAQGNRNWIAMQRWLDVSNDKKGITWCSLDAPLFEYGSMTANIALGWGWGSKAPWVKKLEPSSTIYSWVMNNHWFTNFPLTQDGPVSFRYRLMPHGEFNPLEANRFGLEQSQPLVHVLTEKDPKTKQLLTIDNEKVIVTILKQSEKEGEMIVRLRSLSDKTETAKIGFPSISPKSVNVCEIEENAGASVSNSVSILPYGMMTIKVQF; translated from the coding sequence ATGGTAAATTTTTATAAAATAAATAAAAAAACACTAATTCATTTGGTATTTATTCTTGCCTCTACAAGTATGTTTGCGACAATTTTGCCAACCGAAGCAGTAGAATGTTTAGTACAACCTGTTTATCGATTCCGAAAAGACAAAACGCCTGGCCGTGAAATCATAATAAAACTAAAAGAGGGAAAATTAGAAGGAAAAATAGCTGTTGATATTACAGCAGGAAAAACTAAGGAAACTACCGAGTTTTTGGATAAAAAAGAGGGTTATTCAGAATTGAGTATATTACTGCCCAATACTATTGGAGTCAAATCGGATGCTACTGTGACGATTGTCATTCGCCAAGGGAAGAACATAATTAAAAAAACAGTCAATGTCCCTACCATGCGCCATTGGAATGTATACCTCTATAATCATGCACACGTGGATATTGGTTATACTAATACCCATAAAAATGTTGAGTTATTGCACAAAAACAATATTTTGGAGGGAATCAAATTGGCAGAAAAAACGAAAACCTATCCTAAAGGCTCCCAATTTGTATGGAATCCGGAAGTAACCTGGCCGCTGGAGCGTTTGTGGGAAACTCAGCCTGAAGAACGAACAAATGTTTTGAATGCCATCAAAAGTGGCTTTATTAGTGTTGATGCAAGCTATTCGAACACTGACACGAGTGTCTGTTCCGATGAAGAGCTGTTTCATCTTTTTAATTTTAGCAGAAAAATCCAACGCCTTTCAGGAAAGCCGATAGATGTTTTTCAACAAATGGATGTTCCTGGTATTTCATGGGGAATAATACCTGTCTTGAATCAACAGGGAATAAAATACATTATGGCATGGCCAAACACCGATAGAGCTGGATTTTCACACGAAGGCTTGGACAAAAAACCATTATGGTGGGTTGGTCCTGACGGAAAATCAAAAGTTTTATTTCTTCAACCAGGACAGTATGCTAATAGCGGAAGTATGGACAAAGGAGGAGCCACAGGCAGACCTTGGTTTGGACAACGCGATCCTCAAAAAGTACCTTTGTATATTCAAACTGGAGATGCAAATGTGGATTTTACGAAGAAATTGGTCGATATGGAAGCCGAGAAATATCCATACGATTTCTTGGTGCTTTCATGGTCCCTTTGGGACAACAATCCTTTGGATGCTGATATTCCGGATGCAGTAAAAAAATGGAATGAAACCCATGCGTACCCTCAAATTATAATTTCAGGAGGGCATCAGATTATGGAAATGATCGATAAAAAATATGGTGATAAATTGCCTGTAGTAAAAGGTGACTATACCGAATTTTGGACAGACGGTCTGGGAACTGCAGCCAAACTTGCAGCAATGAATAGAAAATCAAAGGAGATTCTTACTCAATCGGAAACACTTTGGTCGATGCTTCATCCTGCAAAATCAGCACCAAGAAATGAATTTGAAGAAGCTTGGAGAAAAATCATTTTAGGATCAGAACACACTTGGTGTTTTGAAGACCCAAACGACTCTTATTTTCAAGATGCAATTTTCAAAGTAAAGAAAGGGTATTTCATTGATGCACACGAACGTTCAATTGATTTAATGGATGAAGCATTGGCCCCGGCAACTGAACAGGCAAATAAAACAGTGCCTTCAGGTATTGCTGTATTCAATACTCATTCTTGGAATCAAAGCGGAACAGTGACACTTTCTAAAGAAGAAAGTGGTTTGGGAGACAAAGTAGTTGACGACAAAGGAAACCCAATACCTTCCCAACGTTTGTCAACCGGAGAATTATTATTTATAGCTTCGGATGTACAAGCTTTAGGATCGAAACACTACCGTATAGAAAAAGGAAACTCATTTTCTACAAAAGGATGTACCATCAACGGAACTACTTTGGAAAATAGTAAAGTAAAAGTAGTAGTTGATGAAAAAACAGGAAATATTACCCAACTAATAGACCTATCTACTGGACAAAATTTTGCTGACACAAAAGTAAACGGAGGTTTGAATGCTTTCCGCTGGTTACCTGGTAATGTCGATGCTCCCAAAGCAGATACAGACATTTCGATAAAAATTACCGAAAATGGACCATTGGTTGTAGAATTGACCATTAGTTCAAAAGGTGAAGGTTGTCGATCTATTTCGCGTTCCGTCAGATTAATAAATAATGCTAAATGGGTTGAAATAAATAATGTTGTCGATAAATTACCATTGATGGAAAAAGACGGAATTCATTTTGGATTCGGATTTGATGTGCCACAATCCAAAACACGTGTTGATATCCCTTGGGGGATTATGGAAGTGGAAAAAGATCAATGGGCGCAAGGAAACCGAAACTGGATTGCCATGCAAAGATGGCTGGACGTGTCGAACGATAAAAAAGGAATTACTTGGTGTTCTCTGGATGCTCCTTTATTTGAGTACGGTTCCATGACAGCGAATATTGCTTTGGGCTGGGGATGGGGCTCAAAAGCACCATGGGTGAAAAAACTAGAACCAAGTTCGACTATTTATTCATGGGTGATGAACAATCACTGGTTTACCAATTTTCCATTAACGCAAGATGGTCCCGTTTCGTTTCGCTACCGATTAATGCCTCACGGCGAATTCAATCCTTTGGAGGCAAATCGATTTGGGCTTGAACAATCACAACCGCTGGTACACGTTTTGACTGAAAAAGATCCAAAAACAAAACAATTATTGACAATAGATAATGAAAAAGTTATAGTAACAATTTTGAAACAAAGTGAAAAAGAAGGAGAAATGATTGTACGCTTACGCTCTTTATCGGACAAAACCGAAACAGCAAAAATTGGTTTTCCTTCTATATCACCAAAATCGGTAAACGTTTGTGAAATTGAGGAAAATGCTGGAGCTTCTGTTAGTAATTCGGTTTCAATTCTACCTTACGGAATGATGACGATTAAAGTACAATTTTAA
- a CDS encoding AraC family transcriptional regulator: MKAVLIELASQNSSLLTIKKINGSHFTTPFHFHDYCELNYVRKSYGKRVVGDSIKNFFERDLVLMSPNLPHMWYNDFEILNNNSNTSAEAIVTYFSFDIIDKLCDNNIVLSKKGNLFEKAKRGLSFTGKTKEIILNHLDKMIDLEGFTQVIEFLKIIDVMLNSEEYELLASIGYSHSYNEKDTERMNEVYKYTITNFTKPIALKDIAQVAHMTPPAFCTFFKKRTQKSFTQFLNELRTGHACKLLQNKKLSISDVCYESGFQNFANFNRTFKEIIGKTPSTYRKEYMFSYNIY, encoded by the coding sequence ATGAAGGCCGTATTAATAGAATTAGCTTCTCAAAATTCTTCTCTATTGACAATCAAAAAGATCAATGGGAGTCATTTTACAACACCATTTCATTTTCATGATTATTGCGAACTTAATTATGTTCGAAAAAGTTATGGAAAAAGAGTTGTCGGGGATAGTATTAAAAATTTCTTCGAAAGAGATTTGGTTCTAATGAGCCCTAATCTTCCACATATGTGGTATAATGACTTCGAAATTTTAAACAATAATTCAAATACTTCGGCAGAAGCTATTGTTACTTATTTTTCTTTTGATATTATCGACAAACTTTGTGACAATAATATTGTTTTATCAAAAAAAGGAAATCTATTTGAAAAAGCCAAAAGGGGACTTTCTTTTACGGGAAAAACAAAGGAAATAATACTGAATCATCTGGACAAAATGATAGATTTAGAGGGATTCACACAAGTTATAGAATTCCTAAAAATAATTGATGTTATGCTTAATTCTGAGGAATATGAGTTACTTGCCAGCATTGGCTATAGCCATTCATATAATGAAAAAGATACTGAAAGGATGAACGAAGTGTATAAATATACCATAACAAATTTTACCAAACCTATTGCTTTGAAAGATATTGCACAAGTTGCTCACATGACACCGCCTGCATTTTGTACCTTTTTTAAGAAAAGAACACAAAAATCTTTTACCCAATTCTTGAATGAATTAAGAACAGGACACGCCTGCAAACTTTTACAAAACAAAAAATTGTCAATATCAGATGTATGCTATGAAAGTGGTTTTCAAAATTTTGCCAATTTCAATAGAACCTTCAAAGAAATTATTGGGAAAACTCCTAGTACCTACCGGAAAGAATATATGTTTTCTTATAACATATATTAA
- a CDS encoding OmpA family protein — protein sequence MKRKFLSVFTIAFSMTVLMAQEKNTTTNFNRWSIDLNGGSSKPAEPFNEGYYSDDFNFNHGDLGVRYMLNTKFGLKADFGLDNMKDGHNSLDFNTKYYRTDLQGIINLGRICNFETWTRVFGLQGHAGVGYSWMTNKNFEGRDNMVNLIVGLTGQVKLSNRFALNADFSRITNVRQDINFNGVTAQTDRTFDGVLYNATLGLSYYIGKQKVHADWYSQNSNTSTNANDELLSQIGQLENKLNETESKLKNTETKLDNAVNKLKDSDNDGVADYLDVEPNSKPGAVVDTKGRTIDFDKSKKETVANTNESSQNLSDINVYFNTNSYNPTNKSRSNIDIVTDYLKANQHAKVEINGYSDNKGGNSKGNKILSQKRADTVKKILVKSGVKATRLSAHGKGVDLKSHNAAKKRHVSFKIK from the coding sequence ATGAAAAGAAAATTTCTTTCTGTTTTTACTATTGCATTCTCAATGACCGTATTGATGGCTCAAGAGAAAAATACAACTACCAATTTTAATCGTTGGTCGATTGATTTGAATGGAGGATCAAGCAAACCGGCAGAACCCTTTAATGAGGGCTATTACTCAGATGATTTCAATTTTAATCATGGAGATTTAGGTGTAAGATATATGCTTAACACAAAATTTGGATTGAAGGCTGATTTTGGGTTAGACAACATGAAAGATGGTCATAACAGCCTAGATTTCAATACAAAATATTACAGAACAGATTTACAAGGAATTATAAACTTAGGCCGAATCTGCAATTTTGAAACATGGACAAGAGTATTTGGTTTACAAGGCCATGCTGGAGTAGGCTATTCATGGATGACAAATAAAAACTTTGAAGGTCGTGACAACATGGTAAATTTAATCGTGGGATTAACCGGTCAAGTAAAATTGTCTAATCGATTTGCTTTAAATGCAGATTTTAGCAGAATTACTAACGTTAGACAAGACATCAACTTCAATGGAGTTACAGCTCAAACAGATAGAACATTTGATGGAGTGTTGTATAATGCCACTTTGGGTCTTTCTTATTATATTGGAAAGCAAAAGGTTCATGCTGATTGGTATTCTCAAAATTCTAACACATCTACAAATGCAAATGATGAGCTATTGTCTCAAATCGGCCAATTAGAAAATAAACTAAATGAGACCGAAAGCAAACTAAAAAACACCGAAACTAAGCTAGATAACGCAGTTAACAAACTAAAAGATTCTGATAACGACGGTGTGGCAGATTATTTGGATGTAGAACCTAACTCAAAACCTGGAGCTGTAGTAGACACAAAAGGTCGCACTATTGATTTTGACAAATCAAAAAAGGAAACTGTAGCAAATACAAATGAATCATCACAAAATTTGAGTGATATTAATGTTTACTTCAACACAAATTCCTACAACCCTACCAATAAATCCCGTTCAAACATTGACATTGTAACTGATTACTTAAAGGCTAATCAACATGCAAAAGTTGAAATAAACGGTTATTCAGATAACAAGGGGGGAAATAGTAAAGGAAATAAGATTCTTTCTCAAAAAAGAGCTGATACCGTGAAAAAAATACTAGTTAAATCTGGTGTAAAAGCAACTAGATTATCTGCGCACGGAAAAGGAGTAGATTTAAAATCTCATAATGCCGCAAAAAAGAGACACGTTTCTTTCAAAATTAAATAA